In a single window of the Portunus trituberculatus isolate SZX2019 chromosome 9, ASM1759143v1, whole genome shotgun sequence genome:
- the LOC123501257 gene encoding 39S ribosomal protein L21, mitochondrial-like isoform X1 yields MAALRAALRTCTRLGNIAGVGEAVARQVVTGAPLVSPCRGLRTPPAISSALSHATPWTSRQEVVVDDTEAERNFSHEVIGKVDQQVREGLAGRLFAVVFLQGKQHLVTPGDLVVVQTYFPPNTGDALRLEKVMMVGSRDFSLYGRPLLGQDLVRVEATVVEKTLSHCRIYFYNRRRKNSRKTKFKRETHTLLRINRIEITHGINEVPEVTGVDGRTL; encoded by the exons ATGGCGGCCCTCAGAGCGGCACTTCGAACCTGCACAAGACTTGGAAATATAG CAGGTGTGGGTGAGGCAGTAGCAAGGCAGGTTGTAACAGGAGCCCCTCTGGTGAGTCCCTGTCGGGGGCTGAGGACACCACCGGCCATCTCCTCGGCTCTCTCGCATGCCACTCCCTGGACGTCAcggcaggaggtggtggtggacgacACAGAGGCAGAGAGGAACTTCAGTCATg AGGTGATAGGGAAGGTGGACCAGCAGGTGCGGGAAGGGTTGGCAGGGCGGCTGTTTGCTGTGGTGTTCCTGCAGGGCAAGCAGCACCTCGTGACCCCCGGCgacctggtggtggtgcagacgTACTTCCCGCCCAACACAGGGGATGCCTTGCGCCTGGAGAAG GTAATGATGGTGGGGTCGAGGGACTTCTCACTGTATGGCCGGCCATTGCTTGGGCAAGACTTAGTGAGGGTGGAGGCAACAGTGGTGGAGAAGACTCTCTCTCACTGCCGTATTTATTTCTACAACCGCCGCCGCAAAAACTCTCGCAAAACTAAGT TCAAACGGGAAACACATACACTATTGAGGATCAACCGCATTGAGATCACACACGGCATCAATGAGGTGCCGGAGGTGACAGGTGTGGACGGCAGGACTTTGTAG
- the LOC123501257 gene encoding 39S ribosomal protein L21, mitochondrial-like isoform X2: protein MAALRAALRTCTRLGNIGVGEAVARQVVTGAPLVSPCRGLRTPPAISSALSHATPWTSRQEVVVDDTEAERNFSHEVIGKVDQQVREGLAGRLFAVVFLQGKQHLVTPGDLVVVQTYFPPNTGDALRLEKVMMVGSRDFSLYGRPLLGQDLVRVEATVVEKTLSHCRIYFYNRRRKNSRKTKFKRETHTLLRINRIEITHGINEVPEVTGVDGRTL, encoded by the exons ATGGCGGCCCTCAGAGCGGCACTTCGAACCTGCACAAGACTTGGAAATATAG GTGTGGGTGAGGCAGTAGCAAGGCAGGTTGTAACAGGAGCCCCTCTGGTGAGTCCCTGTCGGGGGCTGAGGACACCACCGGCCATCTCCTCGGCTCTCTCGCATGCCACTCCCTGGACGTCAcggcaggaggtggtggtggacgacACAGAGGCAGAGAGGAACTTCAGTCATg AGGTGATAGGGAAGGTGGACCAGCAGGTGCGGGAAGGGTTGGCAGGGCGGCTGTTTGCTGTGGTGTTCCTGCAGGGCAAGCAGCACCTCGTGACCCCCGGCgacctggtggtggtgcagacgTACTTCCCGCCCAACACAGGGGATGCCTTGCGCCTGGAGAAG GTAATGATGGTGGGGTCGAGGGACTTCTCACTGTATGGCCGGCCATTGCTTGGGCAAGACTTAGTGAGGGTGGAGGCAACAGTGGTGGAGAAGACTCTCTCTCACTGCCGTATTTATTTCTACAACCGCCGCCGCAAAAACTCTCGCAAAACTAAGT TCAAACGGGAAACACATACACTATTGAGGATCAACCGCATTGAGATCACACACGGCATCAATGAGGTGCCGGAGGTGACAGGTGTGGACGGCAGGACTTTGTAG